From the Drosophila simulans strain w501 chromosome 2L, Prin_Dsim_3.1, whole genome shotgun sequence genome, the window GAACAACTGGTATTCAATTGTTGCAACACCAATCTTCTCTCCCCTagctttaaaatttattattaaattgggCCAAAAACCCGGCGGTACTGTAATACCGGGCCAATCCGCGAAACAGGTGAAGTAAGAACCTATCACTCCATCTGATAGCAGGAATCAGTTGAACATTTGTTCTCCTCCAATGGAGAAGCTATCAGATGTTAAGCCATTCTGTTAATCCGTTAATCTCACCATTGGAATGCAGCTAGAACTAGTAGAGAAATCGTTTTGCCAATTTTGTTAATCATAAATTTAGGGGCAGAACGGCTCAAGGACTTGCATttcttaataaaaaatataaatcatcttTATTGATAGGTTACTGTAGTCACAACAATCACTTTAAGTAGCTGAGCGCCTCCTCCACGTCGGACTTGGATCCTAGGAATATGGGACTGCGCTCGTGGATCTTCTTGGGCACAATGTCCAGAATGCTGATCTTTCCATCGCTGGCCAGGCCTCCAGCCTGGATCATCAGATAGGCCATGGGCACGCACTCGTACAGCAGACGCAGTTTTCCGCTGGGAGCGGACTTTGTAGCCGGATAGATGAAGATGCCGCCGTATTTGATGGTGCGGTGCACATCCGCGACCATGGAACCCACGTACCGCGCTCCATAGGGCTTTCCCTTGGCGGGATCCTTCTTGGCCGCAATGTAGTTAAAGACACCCTCCTCCCAATCCGCTGCATATCCCTCGTTGATCGAGTATATCTTTCCCTTCTCCGGCACCCGCATGTTGGGATCGGTCAGGACGAACTCTCCGATTGCCGGGTCATAAGTGAATCCATTCACTCCGGAGCCCAGGCCCAGGACAATGGCTGTGGCCGAGCCGTACAGCGCGTAGCCGGCGGCCACCAGCTGGTTTCCGGGCTGCAGTGCATCCTCCACTGTGGGCGGACCATCGCTTTTCTTGCGGTAAATGGCGAAGATCGAACCGATCGACACCAGGCAGTCTATGTTGGAAGATCCATCCAGGGGATCGAAGCACACGATGTATTTGCCCTGGAGGTGGAGGAGCGAATAAGTTATAGGAAAACATCATTAAATGTGGCTAGAAAATATAGAGATTAGATCTTAGAGATAGAGCCATCTTAGCTGACAGCTGAAAGCTAATTCACACCCTCATACCAAATTTCGTAACAATTGGTCACATATTAAGGCTTATAGACTCTAATATAGCCTTACCTGTTTCTCCACTTCCACCTCGATCACATTCTCGTTCTCCTCGGAAACCATTAGACATGTGGTATAGGATGACTTCAGCATGTTGATGAACAGCTCGTTGGAGAGCACGTCCAGTTTCTTGACTTCCTCGCCCTGGACATTCACGTCGCCAGCGAAGCCATGGAGCTTGGCGATGCCGGCTTTCCGCACTGCGGATGATGTAGCCTTGATGGCGGTCTGGATGGAG encodes:
- the LOC6732863 gene encoding fructose-1,6-bisphosphatase 1 isoform X1, with the translated sequence MAASSGDSKMTQQGPAFDSNAMTLTRFVLQEQRKFKSATGDLSQLLNSIQTAIKATSSAVRKAGIAKLHGFAGDVNVQGEEVKKLDVLSNELFINMLKSSYTTCLMVSEENENVIEVEVEKQGKYIVCFDPLDGSSNIDCLVSIGSIFAIYRKKSDGPPTVEDALQPGNQLVAAGYALYGSATAIVLGLGSGVNGFTYDPAIGEFVLTDPNMRVPEKGKIYSINEGYAADWEEGVFNYIAAKKDPAKGKPYGARYVGSMVADVHRTIKYGGIFIYPATKSAPSGKLRLLYECVPMAYLMIQAGGLASDGKISILDIVPKKIHERSPIFLGSKSDVEEALSYLK
- the LOC6732863 gene encoding fructose-1,6-bisphosphatase 1 isoform X2 translates to MTQQGPAFDSNAMTLTRFVLQEQRKFKSATGDLSQLLNSIQTAIKATSSAVRKAGIAKLHGFAGDVNVQGEEVKKLDVLSNELFINMLKSSYTTCLMVSEENENVIEVEVEKQGKYIVCFDPLDGSSNIDCLVSIGSIFAIYRKKSDGPPTVEDALQPGNQLVAAGYALYGSATAIVLGLGSGVNGFTYDPAIGEFVLTDPNMRVPEKGKIYSINEGYAADWEEGVFNYIAAKKDPAKGKPYGARYVGSMVADVHRTIKYGGIFIYPATKSAPSGKLRLLYECVPMAYLMIQAGGLASDGKISILDIVPKKIHERSPIFLGSKSDVEEALSYLK